The following proteins are co-located in the Cryptosporidium parvum Iowa II chromosome 6, whole genome shotgun sequence genome:
- a CDS encoding BT1 family protein, whose protein sequence is MDGTLHQNEIISLLDEKRTISSTIKFSSLLGSITITKLVIFLVGFSDGLTHLATLAIYYLLKDDLRLSPPEVSVIYAIPAIPWFLKPLFGMRRKPYLIFFSILQVIGFLLLATNADTVFKAAVCLLLISLSAAFCSSIAEVSY, encoded by the exons ATGGATGGGACGCTACatcaaaatgaaattatttctttgcTAGACGAAAAAAGAACCATTTCAAGCACAATAAAATTTTCGTCGCTACTTGGGTCTATTACAATAACCAAGttagtaatatttttggtCGGATTCTCAGATGGACTGACTCACCTCGCAACGCTGGCAATTTACTACTTGCTGAAGGATGATTTACGCCTCTCTCCTCCTGAAGTATCGGTTATATATGCAATTCCTGCGATACCTTGGTTTTTGAAACCTTTATTTG GAATGAGAAGAAAGCCATActtgatttttttctcaattCTTCAAGTTATAGGCTTTTTACTACTTGCAACAAAC GCTGATACTGTTTTTAAAGCTGCAGTCTGCCTACTACTAATATCTTTAAGTGCAGCATTTTGTAGCAGTATTGCTGAGGTAagttattag
- a CDS encoding YbiN-like RNA methylase (NPPY variety; HemK family), producing MGQANNKNQQKKATQLHHRNVHANDDFLFLSERYPELKKCIKIINNKVRINYNPAALHCISKVLLHYRYNINWDIPDKFLIPTIPSRANYVHFISDLLTPEHFYNTEKVNDEGLRNDLKTKTCIEGGTDVCFSELIPRGKQVLGFDIGIGANCIFSLLCNKIYSWNMIGSDISIESLSVSDTIIKKNNLCGCIKLLHQEKPEYILFGILDKTEIEDLKFSFTICNPPYYDSVEDSEINMHPARFRSCQNYEIITHGGESQFILKLYFESKNFSKRVIWYTSQVSKLKNLKFLKSVLKKEIINNELKSLRYTTLKQGKHDKWVIAWSFFEKEERTSILKFLRNNKNMSS from the coding sequence ATGGGCCAagctaataataaaaatcaacaaaaaaaagcaaCTCAACTCCATCATAGAAATGTGCATGCCAATGatgattttttatttttatctgAAAGATACCCTGAGCTTAAAAAATgtatcaaaataataaataataaagtacGTATTAATTATAACCCCGCAGCATTACACTGTATTTCGAAAGTATTGCTGCATTACagatataatattaattgggACATACCGGATAAATTTCTAATACCAACAATACCTTCGAGAGCTAACTATGTACACTTTATTTCAGACCTGTTAACTCCAGAACACTTTTATAATACGGAAAAAGTAAACGATGAAGGATTAAGAAACGATCTAAAGACAAAAACATGTATTGAAGGTGGTACAGATGTTTGTTTTTCTGAGCTTATTCCTAGAGGAAAACAAGTTTTGGGGTTTGATATAGGAATTGGTGCAAACTGCATATTTTCTCTTCTATGCAACAAAATTTATTCTTGGAATATGATCGGCTCAGatatttcaattgaaaGCCTGAGTGTTTCAGAcactattattaaaaaaaacaatctTTGTGGTTGTATAAAACTTTTGCATCAAGAAAAACcagaatatatattattcgGGATACTTGACAAAACTGAAATAGAAGACTTGAAATTCTCATTCACTATCTGTAACCCTCCATATTATGATTCAGTTGAAGattcagaaattaatatgCACCCTGCTCGCTTCAGGAGTTGTCAAAATTACGAAATAATAACTCATGGAGGTGAATCTCAATTTATCTTGAAATTGTATTTCGAAAGCAAGAATTTTTCGAAAAGGGTAATCTGGTACACTTCTCAAGTTTCGAAactaaaaaatttgaaatttttgaaaagtgttcttaaaaaagaaatcattaacaatgaattaaaatcaCTTAGATACACTACTCTAAAACAAGGGAAGCATGACAAGTGGGTAATTGCATGGAGCTTTTTTGAAAAGGAAGAGAGAACCtcaatattaaagtttCTCAGAAACAATAAAAACATGAGCTCTTGA